In Apodemus sylvaticus chromosome 8, mApoSyl1.1, whole genome shotgun sequence, one genomic interval encodes:
- the LOC127691629 gene encoding ribonuclease pancreatic-like: MGLEKSLILFSLYVLVLGWVQPSLGKESSAKKFRRQHMDSAGSSSSSPTYCNQMMKSRELTKGSCKPTNTFVHEPLVNVQAVCSQENVKCKNGNSNCYKSTSALHITNCRLKGNSRYPNCNYQTSHYQKHIIVACDGNPSVPVHFDASV, translated from the coding sequence ATGGGTCTGGAAAAGTCCCTCATTCTGTTTTCATTGTATGTCCTGGTGCTTGGATGGGTCCAGCCTTCCCTGGGCAAGGAATCTTCGGCCAAGAAGTTTAGGCGGCAGCACATGGATTCAGCTGGTTCCTCCAGCAGCAGCCCCACCTACTGCAACCAAATGATGAAGAGCCGGGAGCTGACAAAGGGATCCTGCAAGCCCACGAACACCTTTGTGCACGAACCCTTGGTAAATGTCCAGGCTGTCTGCTCCCAGGAAAATGTCAAATGCAAGAATGGGAATAGCAATTGCTACAAGAGCACCTCTGCCCTGCACATCACTAACTGCCGCCTGAAGGGGAACTCCAGGTATCCCAACTGCAACTACCAGACCAGTCACTACCAGAAGCACATCATTGTTGCCTGTGATGGGAACCCCTCTGTACCAGTCCACTTTGATGCTTCTGTGTAG